The window AAATCAAGCTGTCGATGAAGACCGTGCCCAGCCCATTCGAGATGGCGCTGGCATAACCGACGAGAAGGTGCTGCGAGGTACGCACATGAGCCGCGAAATCGACCGCCGCAAAATGCCCCGCCAGGCGCTCCCCGGTAAAGTCACCGGCGTCGCCCCATAGGTTCAGCGCAGCAAGCTGTCCAAATTCCCATGGCTCGATGTTTCGGTCGGTGTGAAGGGAGTAGATTTGGTCCATGGGCGGAATGGTGATCGGATACAGACTCTTGCCGAACAGGGTTCCAAGAGCAATCCAGAGCCCTTCTGGACCAACCCGTCTTGTCTTTGATCCCTTCCTGCAAAGCCGAAATTCCAAGCGCTTCGCGGAAGGGTACGTATCCCCGAGACTCTCGACCGCGCCACCATCGTTCATCGAACGACCGGTGGCTCCCTTCACACTCCCTAAAAAACCAGCCCTTCCAGATACGCCCGGTAGGAGTTCCTTGGCAGGGAGTCGATGAGCTTCGCAAAGCCCGCGTCGTCGATGAAGCCGCGATAGCGGGCGATCTCCTCCAGGCAGGCGACTTTCACGCCCTGGCGATGCTCCAACGTCGCGATGTAGTTGCTCGCCTCCATGAGGCTGTCGGGTGTGCCGGTATCGAGCCAGGCGACACCCCGGCCGAGAGGCTCGACGTAGAGCTGGCCACGGCTCATGTAGGCGCGGTTCACGTCGGTGATCTCCAGCTCGCCGCGCGGGGACGGCTTGAGGGAACGGGTCACGTCGACGATCTGGTTGTCGTAAACGTAGAAGCCCGGCACGGCGTAGTTGCTCCGGGGTTGTTTTGGCTTTTCCTCGATGGAGATGGCGCGGCCGTCGGCATCAAACTCGATCACACCGTAACGCTCCGGGTCCTTTACCGGACAGGCGCAGATCGACGCCCCCTCCGTGCGGGCCAGCGCAGCGCGCACGAAGTCGAGCTTCCCGTGGAAAATATTGTCGCCGAGGATGAGCGCGGCTCCGTCGCCCGCGAGGAAGGACTCGCCAAGCAGGAACGCCTGTGCGATGCCATCGGGCTTTGCCTGCTCCACGTACTCGATGTGCAAGCCGAGCCGCGAGCCGTCGCCAAAGAGCATCTGAAACATCGGCAGGTCCTTCGGAGTGGAGATGATCAGGATATCCCGGATGCCGCCCAGCATGAGGACGGAGAGCGGGTAGTAGATCATCGGCTTGTCGTAAATGGGCAGGAGCTGCTTGCAGACGATGCGGGTGAGGGGATCGAGCCGGGTGCCTGAGCCTCCGGCGAGAATGATGCCTTTGCGAGCCATGGAACCCACAGAATAAGAGGACCTTGCCCCCAAGGGGGAGAGAAAATTCACGATCTGCGCATCGCCGTTGCGAGCGGCGGCGTATCCGTCTACCGTATGCCCACCATGACGATCGCCGAACAAATCGCCGCCCGTAAGTTCCCCCCATTCAGCCTTTCGGGTCTCCTCAAGTCCACTTTCGCGCCGGAACCCGGCCAGCGCGTCTGCATCCTGATCGATCTCGCCAACCCGCAGGACATCAAGGACTTCAAGTTCCTCGAAGATCCCAGCCTCACCATTCAGCGCAATGCCATCACCCATTTCTACGAAGGCTTGAAAAACGGCGCCCTCGCCGAGCTCGGCCTCACCGGCGGCGAGATTTTCGCCTATGAAGTGACCGGCGGCAGCAATCTCGATCTGCCCGATACCGCATTCACTCCGGAGGGCAAGGAGGTTAGCCTGTCGAAGGACGTTTACCCGAACTACGACATCATCCTCTGCATCTCGACCTACTCCGCCACCGCGCCGCTCACCGCTTTTGCGAAGCAGTATGGCTTCCGCGGCGCGACACTCCATGGGCTGAATCCGATCATCCTTTCCACCGGTCTCGCCGTGAACTACGACGACGTGAGCCGCGAGGCCGAGCTCCTGCGCCTCGGCATGACCCGCGCGGATTGGGTCGAGATCGACTTTGAAGTCGCGGGCCAGAAGCACACCCTGCACCTGGATCTCGGCCAGCAGGAGGCGCAAAAAAGCCACGGCCTCTGCCGCGGCAAGGAGCCCGATGTCGCCAACCTCCCGGCCGGTGAGATTTACTACGTACCAACCGGCGCGTCCGGTTCGTTCCCGATGAA of the Terrimicrobium sacchariphilum genome contains:
- a CDS encoding GNAT family N-acetyltransferase; amino-acid sequence: MDQIYSLHTDRNIEPWEFGQLAALNLWGDAGDFTGERLAGHFAAVDFAAHVRTSQHLLVGYASAISNGLGTVFIDSLICHPEYDREAIGGLLLRAVLTHFSGQPVYAMPFVDEQQVFRANGFRVYRREMVALAHRNDEPSGLGGIAAPEAVIHS
- the rfbA gene encoding glucose-1-phosphate thymidylyltransferase RfbA is translated as MARKGIILAGGSGTRLDPLTRIVCKQLLPIYDKPMIYYPLSVLMLGGIRDILIISTPKDLPMFQMLFGDGSRLGLHIEYVEQAKPDGIAQAFLLGESFLAGDGAALILGDNIFHGKLDFVRAALARTEGASICACPVKDPERYGVIEFDADGRAISIEEKPKQPRSNYAVPGFYVYDNQIVDVTRSLKPSPRGELEITDVNRAYMSRGQLYVEPLGRGVAWLDTGTPDSLMEASNYIATLEHRQGVKVACLEEIARYRGFIDDAGFAKLIDSLPRNSYRAYLEGLVF